A section of the Rhodospirillaceae bacterium genome encodes:
- a CDS encoding NAD-glutamate dehydrogenase gives MNIKILLNGIMAQGSLKLDQRNILLAKMTDEVGQLVLAITICKARL, from the coding sequence GTGAATATTAAGATCCTGTTAAATGGGATTATGGCCCAAGGTTCCCTGAAGCTTGATCAACGCAATATTCTCCTGGCGAAGATGACGGATGAAGTGGGGCAACTGGTACTCGCGATAACTATCTGCAAAGCCAGGCTTTAA
- a CDS encoding NAD-glutamate dehydrogenase yields MFDLPRSAWTDYNPQFISPGGGVFDRKAKSIKLSPEIRQCFGLKKELATPNELIRLLLLSQVDLLFFGGIGTYVKASSESHIEVGDRANDVLRVDGAALRCQVVGEGANLGLTQLGRVEFALKGGRINTDALDNSAVLIVPIMK; encoded by the coding sequence TTGTTTGATTTGCCCAGATCTGCTTGGACGGATTATAACCCGCAATTCATTTCCCCGGGCGGTGGTGTTTTTGACCGGAAAGCTAAGTCCATCAAATTGTCGCCTGAAATCCGGCAATGTTTCGGATTGAAGAAAGAATTGGCAACACCCAATGAACTCATCCGCCTATTATTGCTCAGCCAGGTGGATTTACTATTTTTTGGAGGGATTGGCACCTATGTCAAAGCAAGCTCGGAAAGCCATATTGAAGTTGGTGACCGGGCCAATGATGTGTTGCGGGTTGATGGCGCTGCGTTGCGTTGCCAAGTGGTCGGGGAAGGGGCCAACCTTGGCCTAACCCAATTAGGACGGGTGGAATTTGCCTTAAAGGGTGGGCGTATCAATACGGATGCCTTGGATAACTCCGCGGTGTTGATTGTTCCGATCATGAAGTGA